A single Penaeus vannamei isolate JL-2024 chromosome 22, ASM4276789v1, whole genome shotgun sequence DNA region contains:
- the LOC113822167 gene encoding casein kinase I-like: MLKRLQGAGGAPVPLAYSEDPSRLLMTYLGKETLADVLSARRSPKQLLQVSLKLVEAVAAVHAAGIVHCDLKPTNVMVQLRGAGGAPTVHVIDFGLALPVGQCHPKSSQGRHSWYCACVHEGTAVTSKCDVVGVGVILQFVSESMLKAPPAALQALAERAQRPEHDQRPTVQEIAEALEDMLRLCH, encoded by the coding sequence ATGCTGAAGCGATTGCAGGGCGCGGGAGGAGCGCCCGTGCCCCTGGCGTACAGCGAGGATCCCTCGCGGCTCCTCATGACGTACCTGGGCAAGGAGACCCTGGCCGACGTCCTGAGTGCGCGGCGTAGCCCGAAGCAGCTCCTCCAGGTGAGCCTGAAGCTGGTGGAGGCCGTAGCGGCCGTGCACGCCGCCGGGATCGTCCACTGCGACTTGAAGCCGACCAACGTGATGGTTCAGCTGCGCGGCGCAGGAGGAGCGCCGACTGTGCACGTGATCGACTTCGGGCTGGCACTGCCGGTGGGCCAGTGCCACCCGAAGAGCAGCCAAGGACGGCACTCGTGGTACTGCGCATGCGTGCACGAAGGCACGGCGGTGACGTCTAAGTGCGacgtggtgggcgtgggggtgattCTGCAGTTCGTGTCGGAGAGCATGCTGAAGGCGCCGCCGGCGGCCCTGCAGGCGCTGGCGGAGCGAGCGCAGCGCCCCGAGCACGACCAGCGCCCCACGGTCCAGGAGATCGCCGAGGCGCTCGAGGACATGCTGCGCCTCTGCCACTGA